A genomic window from Desulfonatronum thiosulfatophilum includes:
- a CDS encoding putative glycolipid-binding domain-containing protein produces the protein MVAASGVAPTRDFKAAIAEVDANPYGAWTVNGAELPQITGCQICDLGFTPATNFLPVRRLALRIGEEAQAHAAYLTFPQLRFEVLPQRYKRISDTEYEYQSPGVGYSGTLVFSAQGVIVSYPGLFLIEHVEVDAGSMDVWF, from the coding sequence GTGGTCGCCGCATCAGGAGTAGCACCCACACGAGATTTTAAAGCTGCAATTGCCGAAGTGGATGCGAATCCATACGGTGCATGGACAGTGAATGGTGCTGAACTGCCACAAATCACAGGCTGTCAGATCTGTGACCTCGGCTTTACTCCAGCAACGAACTTCCTTCCAGTTCGGCGACTGGCTTTGCGCATTGGTGAAGAAGCGCAAGCGCACGCCGCTTACCTGACTTTCCCTCAGTTGAGGTTTGAGGTGCTCCCACAGCGCTACAAGCGAATTTCAGACACTGAATACGAGTACCAGTCGCCAGGCGTCGGCTATAGTGGAACGCTGGTGTTTTCCGCGCAAGGGGTCATCGTCAGCTACCCCGGTCTGTTTCTCATTGAACATGTTGAAGTGGATGCTGGGAGCATGGATGTCTGGTTTTGA
- a CDS encoding STAS/SEC14 domain-containing protein — MIEHTLDEQRSVLHVRPSGPLREEDFEILARKVDPFIKRSGGLRGLLIETADFPGWTDTAAALRHIRFVRNHHREIDKVAIVTDSPIGEVADHLVDHFVAAEIRQFPYGERDAAMKWLNQS; from the coding sequence ATGATCGAGCACACGCTTGATGAACAACGATCCGTGCTCCATGTTCGGCCTTCCGGTCCGCTCCGGGAAGAGGATTTCGAAATTCTGGCTCGAAAAGTAGATCCTTTTATCAAACGAAGCGGCGGGCTCCGCGGTCTGCTGATCGAAACCGCGGACTTTCCAGGATGGACGGATACGGCAGCGGCTCTGCGTCACATTCGATTCGTCCGCAACCACCACCGCGAAATCGACAAGGTGGCCATTGTCACAGACTCGCCAATAGGCGAAGTTGCCGACCATCTGGTCGATCATTTCGTGGCAGCTGAAATCAGGCAATTTCCGTACGGCGAACGTGATGCGGCAATGAAATGGTTAAATCAAAGCTGA
- the zupT gene encoding zinc transporter ZupT: protein MENNLLLAFALTTFAGLSTGFGSFLAIFVRRENKMFLAAALGFSAGVMIYISFVEMLPEALELLEPVHGEHAAAWLMAGAFFAGIFFIGIIDRLVPEYENPHHVRSISEMQPSIANRKLHRMGVFAALAIAIHNFPEGMVTFFATLHDPTLGVAIAIAVALHNIPEGIAIAVPVYYSTGSRIKAFWLSLLSGLAEPLGAVIGYLILRPFFSDTVFGLVFAGVAGIMVFISIDELFPAAKEYDQGHTPIYALIIGMMVMALSLLLLM from the coding sequence ATGGAAAACAATTTGTTGTTGGCGTTTGCCCTGACCACATTTGCCGGACTGTCCACCGGCTTCGGCAGCTTTCTGGCCATATTCGTCCGCCGGGAAAACAAGATGTTCCTGGCCGCGGCCCTGGGATTTTCCGCCGGCGTTATGATCTACATTTCCTTTGTGGAAATGCTTCCGGAAGCCCTGGAACTGCTTGAACCGGTCCACGGTGAGCATGCCGCCGCTTGGCTCATGGCCGGGGCCTTTTTTGCCGGGATCTTTTTCATTGGCATCATCGACCGTTTGGTTCCGGAATATGAAAATCCCCACCATGTCCGGTCCATAAGCGAGATGCAGCCGAGCATAGCAAACCGCAAGCTGCACCGGATGGGTGTCTTCGCTGCCCTGGCCATTGCCATCCACAACTTTCCGGAAGGCATGGTCACATTTTTCGCCACTCTGCACGATCCGACCCTGGGCGTGGCCATTGCCATAGCCGTGGCCCTGCACAACATCCCCGAAGGCATCGCCATAGCAGTGCCCGTCTACTATTCCACGGGAAGCAGAATAAAGGCCTTCTGGCTCTCCTTGCTTTCCGGCCTGGCCGAACCTCTTGGCGCCGTGATCGGCTACCTGATCCTGCGCCCCTTCTTCTCGGACACGGTTTTCGGCTTGGTTTTCGCCGGAGTCGCCGGAATCATGGTCTTCATTTCCATCGACGAACTTTTCCCCGCAGCCAAGGAATACGACCAGGGCCATACGCCGATCTACGCTCTGATCATCGGTATGATGGTCATGGCGTTGAGTCTGTTGTTGTTGATGTGA
- a CDS encoding cobyric acid synthase — MNIQAHGGNIWRLSRELNCRPESILDFSASMNPFGPPEWLSALIRDNMASLTHYPDPDCHDLLQAASRRHTIPVEELIADNGTAEILFRLPPLLGLNRAVVPGPAYGDYHGACETHGLEIEHMPLNQDNGFNLDWEELQNRLHEPALVLLGQPNNPTGRTVCPETLRRVARAHPRSWFIVDEAFADFVPDLDRMTRDRPDNVIVLLSLTKFYSIPGLRIGLAAMNAQLVLRYMAMCPAWSVNTLAQLAGTACLADFEFQQLSRERNNAQRTELAQTLARLPDLRVYPSAANFLLCRTTHSRFNALQLAEKLLAQRITIRTCSNFSGLDERYFRVAVRLPEENQRLCDALSEIFLGNRPSRISKSPTPALMFQGTGSDAGKSLLAAALCRILRQDGFSPAPFKAQNMALNSGVTPDGGEIGRAQMLQAQACGLEADRRMNPVLLKPNSETGSQVIVLGRPQGNMSVSDYIRAKEKLRSVVHEAYDGLAAEHDVMVLEGAGSPAEINLKRHDLVNMTMARHAGAAVYLVGDIDRGGVFAALSGTMDTLEGWEREMVRGLVINKFRGQRSLLDPALEWITRRTGRPMVGVVPYLADLGLPEEDSVGFKQGRLFHSSPPRTEKRALEDAVLDVACLDLPHISNFTDLDPLAAEPSVSLRLVRTANDLGNPDLLILPGTKNVMADMAFLRERGLVAAILDLTASAPTQLIGICGGFQMLGEVIHDPHGLESSTTQSVTGLGLLSMTTSLESSKTLCRTAAVHLPSGLEVAGYEIHHGRSAVRESGHAAELVPIIRNADGQNIGYGRRDGPIWGSYLHGIFDNTSFRHWLLNNMLAVKGADPLCGVQGWDLEPALDRLADHVRQHLDIDQIYKTLRVR; from the coding sequence ATGAATATCCAAGCACACGGCGGTAATATCTGGCGCTTGAGCCGGGAACTGAACTGCCGCCCGGAGAGCATTCTCGATTTTTCGGCCAGTATGAATCCCTTTGGTCCGCCGGAATGGCTCTCCGCGCTCATCCGGGACAACATGGCATCATTGACTCACTATCCTGATCCGGACTGCCATGACCTGCTCCAGGCCGCATCCAGACGGCACACAATTCCCGTAGAGGAACTTATCGCGGATAACGGTACTGCTGAGATCCTTTTCCGACTGCCTCCGCTTCTGGGGCTGAACCGGGCAGTCGTTCCCGGTCCGGCCTACGGCGACTACCATGGAGCCTGTGAGACTCACGGCCTCGAGATCGAGCACATGCCCCTGAACCAGGACAACGGATTCAATCTGGACTGGGAGGAGCTGCAAAACAGACTGCACGAGCCCGCCTTGGTACTGCTTGGCCAGCCTAACAATCCCACGGGCCGCACCGTATGTCCCGAGACCCTGCGCCGCGTGGCCCGGGCTCACCCCCGCAGCTGGTTCATCGTTGATGAGGCTTTTGCCGATTTCGTACCCGATCTGGATCGCATGACCAGAGACCGACCGGACAACGTCATCGTCCTGCTCTCTTTGACCAAATTCTACTCAATACCCGGTCTGCGCATCGGTCTGGCGGCCATGAACGCCCAGCTCGTCCTGCGCTACATGGCTATGTGTCCTGCCTGGTCCGTGAACACTTTGGCCCAGCTTGCCGGAACAGCCTGTCTGGCGGATTTCGAATTTCAGCAGCTCAGTCGTGAGCGGAACAATGCTCAGCGGACGGAACTGGCTCAGACCCTGGCCCGGCTGCCGGACCTGCGGGTTTATCCCTCGGCTGCAAACTTTCTGCTCTGCCGCACGACTCACTCCCGGTTCAACGCCCTTCAGCTGGCGGAAAAGCTGCTGGCACAGCGCATCACCATCCGGACCTGCTCCAATTTTTCTGGACTGGATGAACGCTATTTCCGGGTGGCCGTGCGCCTGCCCGAGGAAAACCAAAGGCTTTGCGACGCATTGTCGGAAATTTTTCTTGGAAACCGCCCCTCCCGGATCAGCAAAAGTCCGACTCCAGCCCTGATGTTCCAGGGCACTGGTTCGGATGCCGGAAAAAGCCTGCTTGCTGCAGCTCTGTGCCGGATCCTGCGCCAGGACGGTTTTTCTCCGGCCCCCTTCAAGGCCCAGAACATGGCCCTGAATTCCGGCGTCACTCCGGACGGCGGGGAGATCGGCCGGGCCCAGATGCTCCAGGCCCAGGCCTGCGGCCTGGAAGCGGATCGCCGGATGAATCCGGTCCTGCTCAAGCCCAATTCCGAGACCGGATCCCAGGTCATCGTTCTGGGCCGTCCCCAGGGCAACATGAGCGTATCGGACTACATCCGAGCCAAGGAAAAGCTGCGGAGCGTCGTCCATGAGGCATATGACGGTCTGGCCGCGGAGCACGACGTCATGGTTCTCGAAGGCGCGGGCAGCCCGGCGGAGATCAACCTGAAGCGTCACGATCTGGTGAACATGACCATGGCCCGCCACGCCGGGGCCGCCGTCTATCTGGTCGGCGACATCGACCGGGGCGGGGTCTTCGCCGCGCTGAGCGGAACCATGGACACGTTGGAGGGTTGGGAACGGGAGATGGTCCGCGGCCTGGTGATCAACAAGTTCCGCGGGCAACGCTCCCTGCTCGATCCGGCCCTGGAGTGGATCACCCGCCGCACTGGCCGACCCATGGTCGGGGTCGTGCCGTACCTTGCGGACCTGGGCCTGCCCGAGGAGGACTCCGTGGGCTTCAAGCAGGGCCGGCTGTTTCATTCGAGCCCTCCGCGAACCGAAAAACGGGCTTTAGAGGATGCAGTGCTGGACGTGGCCTGCCTGGACCTCCCCCACATCTCCAATTTCACGGATCTTGATCCCCTGGCCGCGGAGCCCTCGGTTTCGCTGCGCCTGGTCCGCACCGCCAACGATTTGGGAAATCCGGACCTGCTCATCCTGCCCGGCACCAAGAACGTCATGGCGGATATGGCCTTTCTGCGCGAACGTGGCCTGGTCGCGGCCATCCTGGATTTAACCGCATCTGCGCCAACCCAGCTTATCGGCATCTGCGGCGGATTCCAGATGCTCGGCGAAGTGATCCACGATCCCCATGGCCTCGAGTCCTCGACCACGCAGTCCGTTACCGGACTGGGACTGCTTTCCATGACCACCAGCCTGGAGTCTTCCAAGACACTGTGCCGGACAGCCGCGGTCCACCTTCCTTCCGGCCTCGAAGTTGCAGGATATGAGATCCATCACGGCCGATCCGCTGTCCGGGAGTCCGGGCATGCCGCTGAGCTGGTCCCTATCATCAGGAACGCCGACGGGCAGAACATCGGCTATGGCCGGCGTGACGGGCCCATCTGGGGCTCGTATTTGCACGGCATTTTCGACAACACTTCCTTCCGACACTGGCTCCTGAACAACATGTTGGCCGTGAAGGGAGCTGATCCCCTGTGCGGGGTCCAGGGCTGGGACCTGGAGCCCGCCCTGGACCGGTTGGCGGATCATGTTCGGCAGCACCTGGATATCGACCAAATCTACAAGACCCTGAGAGTGCGTTGA
- a CDS encoding Hsp20/alpha crystallin family protein: MVIDTSPFYGGMDNFDRVFNELWGPLNISQRKVAYPPLNISEDTDAIYVRCEIPGVNIEDIDLTFTDSTLVIKGERKIEKGKYFRQERPTGHFQRVVNVNAPIVVDQVKAIAKDGLLEIRLPKSEDTKPRKISIDLQ, encoded by the coding sequence ATGGTAATCGACACGAGTCCTTTTTACGGCGGCATGGACAATTTCGACAGGGTCTTTAACGAGCTTTGGGGGCCGTTGAACATCAGTCAACGCAAGGTTGCCTATCCTCCGTTGAATATCAGCGAGGATACCGATGCCATTTACGTCCGCTGTGAAATTCCAGGCGTGAACATCGAGGACATCGACCTGACTTTTACCGATTCGACCCTGGTGATCAAGGGAGAACGCAAAATTGAAAAAGGAAAATACTTTCGCCAGGAACGGCCCACTGGTCATTTTCAGCGGGTGGTGAACGTCAATGCTCCCATTGTCGTTGACCAGGTCAAGGCCATTGCCAAAGATGGGCTTCTGGAAATCCGTCTGCCCAAGTCCGAGGACACCAAACCCCGTAAAATTTCCATCGACCTGCAGTAG
- a CDS encoding Hsp20/alpha crystallin family protein, whose protein sequence is MNKDIVQSEAKGLPRMKPATDILETGDGFFIYVDMPGVSKEELIIDLSDDELRIGGKSTYQGVTNENRIHVEFGNVEYTRAFTLSHIVDREKIKATLKNGVLELHLPKAEKALPRKIQVEAE, encoded by the coding sequence ATGAACAAGGATATCGTACAAAGCGAGGCCAAAGGGCTGCCCAGGATGAAGCCGGCCACCGACATCCTGGAAACCGGCGACGGGTTTTTTATTTATGTTGATATGCCGGGCGTCAGCAAGGAAGAATTGATAATTGATCTTTCCGACGACGAATTGCGCATCGGCGGCAAATCCACCTACCAGGGCGTGACAAACGAGAACCGCATTCATGTCGAATTCGGCAATGTGGAATATACGCGGGCATTCACGCTTTCGCATATCGTTGATCGGGAAAAGATCAAGGCGACCTTGAAAAATGGCGTACTGGAGCTGCATTTGCCGAAAGCCGAAAAAGCGCTCCCGCGCAAGATTCAGGTTGAGGCGGAATAA
- a CDS encoding Hsp20/alpha crystallin family protein: MLERYYPALRSKRQTEGTRQSDIFSMMEPFFMSSMSPGSSFGDIMPAVDISETPEAVLVDVELPGISPENVDLQVENNYLILRGEKKSEHEEKKENSVHKECSYGCFSRSIPMPTEIQADKVTAKFKNGVLKVTLPKGEKAQAKRISIEN; the protein is encoded by the coding sequence ATGTTGGAACGTTATTATCCCGCTTTGCGCTCCAAAAGGCAGACAGAGGGAACACGACAATCAGATATTTTCAGCATGATGGAACCGTTTTTCATGTCCTCGATGTCCCCGGGTTCCTCCTTCGGAGACATTATGCCGGCAGTGGATATTTCTGAAACTCCGGAAGCAGTCCTGGTCGATGTCGAATTGCCGGGAATCTCGCCGGAAAATGTGGATCTTCAGGTTGAAAACAACTACCTCATTTTGCGAGGAGAGAAAAAATCCGAGCACGAGGAAAAAAAGGAAAATTCCGTCCACAAGGAATGTTCATACGGCTGTTTCAGCCGCTCAATCCCCATGCCCACCGAGATTCAGGCCGACAAGGTTACCGCGAAATTCAAAAACGGCGTCCTCAAGGTCACCCTGCCCAAGGGCGAAAAGGCGCAAGCAAAACGCATATCAATTGAAAACTGA
- the glp gene encoding gephyrin-like molybdotransferase Glp, giving the protein MKESFFQVVSVAEFTKLLATFPKAPVQERELSAAFGMSLAETITSRDDLPQAHRSSVDGYAVRAADTFGASESNPAYLDLAFAVEIQNPSDISLEPGHCAKITTGGCLPPEADAVVMVEQTQELGSDTIEIRKSLSPWDNVMLRGEDVQAGENVLAPGTRLDGARIGLLAALGYSRVLVHRHVTLGIISTGDEVVGIDEPVRPGLVRDVNSHTLSALAVAAGAKALRLGLVEDNLEALTAALKRGLEDCDVVIISGGSSVGTRDHTLEAMQSIPGSRILAHGIAMSPGKPTILAAAADKAVLGLPGQVASAQVVMQVLVMPFLAHLGGHERPFAIGPTASVPAKLNRNVASRQGRTDFIRVSLEQDAQNQLWATPVLGKSGLLKTLLQAHGLMEIPENQEGMTAGSQVMIRPLI; this is encoded by the coding sequence GTGAAGGAATCCTTTTTTCAGGTCGTATCCGTTGCGGAGTTCACCAAACTCCTGGCCACGTTCCCCAAGGCGCCCGTTCAGGAGCGGGAACTTTCCGCGGCATTCGGCATGTCCCTGGCCGAAACCATCACGTCCAGGGACGACCTGCCCCAGGCGCACCGATCCAGCGTCGACGGTTATGCGGTCCGGGCAGCCGATACCTTTGGCGCTTCCGAGTCCAACCCGGCGTACCTGGATCTGGCCTTTGCCGTGGAGATCCAGAATCCTTCGGACATTTCTCTTGAACCGGGCCACTGCGCGAAAATCACCACGGGAGGATGTCTTCCCCCAGAGGCGGACGCAGTGGTCATGGTCGAACAGACCCAGGAACTCGGTTCCGACACCATCGAAATCCGCAAGTCCCTGTCGCCCTGGGACAACGTGATGCTGCGCGGCGAGGATGTGCAGGCCGGAGAAAACGTCCTTGCGCCCGGAACCCGGCTCGACGGTGCCAGGATCGGCCTGTTGGCGGCTCTGGGTTATTCCCGGGTCCTCGTCCACCGTCATGTTACCCTGGGCATCATCTCCACCGGCGACGAGGTGGTGGGGATTGACGAGCCGGTGCGCCCGGGCCTGGTGCGTGACGTCAATTCCCACACCCTCTCGGCCCTGGCGGTCGCCGCCGGAGCCAAGGCCCTGCGGCTCGGTCTGGTTGAGGACAATCTCGAGGCCCTCACCGCTGCATTGAAACGCGGCCTGGAAGACTGCGACGTAGTGATCATCTCCGGCGGCAGTTCCGTGGGCACTCGCGACCATACCCTTGAGGCGATGCAAAGCATTCCCGGCAGTCGCATTCTGGCGCATGGAATCGCCATGAGCCCGGGCAAACCGACCATTCTGGCCGCCGCGGCAGACAAGGCCGTATTGGGGCTGCCCGGCCAGGTTGCCAGCGCCCAGGTGGTCATGCAGGTGCTGGTCATGCCCTTTCTGGCCCATCTTGGCGGACATGAACGGCCGTTCGCCATCGGGCCGACAGCGAGCGTTCCGGCGAAACTGAACCGCAACGTGGCTTCCCGGCAGGGCCGCACGGACTTTATCCGCGTCTCCCTGGAACAGGATGCCCAAAACCAGCTGTGGGCCACGCCGGTCCTGGGCAAGTCCGGACTGCTCAAAACCCTGCTTCAAGCGCACGGACTCATGGAAATCCCCGAAAATCAGGAAGGAATGACTGCTGGAAGCCAGGTCATGATCCGCCCCCTGATCTGA
- a CDS encoding molybdopterin-guanine dinucleotide biosynthesis protein MobB: MTTRAMSFVGYHNSGKTTLVAKVAEHLRATGHRVGIIKSSRHGFDFGHTDTGKLASTGCPVAGINPEQTMIVLPRSMPIMSVWTHLEADILLVEGGKSLDFLPRILLPRNPDAGDDPQDNPQDSLAALDNGLALGTWAHEGPPKLPVLKDIEEVAELVLQRGFLLPALNCGACGRDDCGALARDVVAGKADPDECRAVQDSFSITVNKVPLAMNPFVATIMASTIRGMLCQLKGYAPGTIDIHLEES; encoded by the coding sequence ATGACCACACGAGCCATGAGCTTCGTTGGCTATCATAATTCCGGCAAAACCACGCTGGTGGCCAAGGTCGCCGAGCATTTACGCGCCACGGGCCACCGAGTGGGCATTATCAAGAGCAGCCGTCACGGGTTTGATTTTGGTCACACGGATACCGGAAAGCTGGCAAGTACGGGATGTCCGGTGGCGGGAATCAATCCGGAACAGACCATGATCGTCCTTCCCAGATCCATGCCGATCATGTCCGTCTGGACGCATCTGGAAGCGGACATCCTGCTGGTGGAAGGTGGGAAGTCGTTGGATTTTCTTCCGAGAATCCTTCTGCCCCGCAACCCGGATGCGGGCGACGATCCCCAAGACAACCCTCAAGACAGCCTTGCCGCCCTGGACAACGGATTGGCCCTCGGCACCTGGGCCCATGAAGGCCCGCCCAAGCTCCCGGTGCTAAAAGATATCGAGGAAGTTGCCGAACTTGTCCTCCAGCGCGGATTTCTTCTGCCCGCTCTGAATTGCGGAGCCTGCGGCCGGGATGACTGTGGCGCACTGGCTCGGGACGTGGTGGCCGGCAAAGCCGATCCGGATGAATGCCGGGCAGTCCAGGATTCCTTTTCCATCACCGTCAACAAAGTTCCCTTGGCCATGAACCCATTCGTGGCCACGATCATGGCTTCGACCATCAGGGGCATGCTCTGCCAATTGAAGGGATATGCCCCCGGAACCATCGACATTCACTTGGAGGAATCGTGA
- the hisS gene encoding histidine--tRNA ligase, producing the protein MTTIQSGKGFYDLFPPKSDQFTAIENTARDVFSRYGCRELRTPLVEYTELFVRGIGDETDVVQKEMYSFPDRKGRSLTLRPEATAGVLRACIEHKLLRKDEILKFFTLGPMFRYERPQMGRQRQFHQINVEILGSASHLVDVDMLFMLHRFLSEIGLTGLEYELNSLGCPQCRPAFRSALDNYLKDVQHDDLCADCQRRMHTNPLRVLDCKVPGCREIAKNAPVITQNNCEPCRVHFDAVVSLLDRSLLKVNLNPLLVRGLDYYQGTTFEVVSTNIGSQSSVAGGGRYDGLISQLGGPDMPGIGFACGLERLVMLAPAPSEPGIDVYITMHSDSFLEQALEIAQVLRAAHFSVEFPYVFRSLKSQMRSANKLNARYSIMLDEASSAQCELHVKDMSNGEQFTLSGSELPLQLRKRMGASLQN; encoded by the coding sequence ATGACGACGATTCAGAGCGGAAAAGGTTTCTACGACCTTTTTCCGCCGAAAAGCGATCAGTTCACAGCCATTGAAAATACCGCCCGCGATGTTTTTTCCCGCTATGGATGTCGGGAGCTGCGCACCCCCCTGGTCGAATACACGGAACTTTTCGTGCGCGGGATCGGGGACGAGACCGACGTGGTGCAGAAGGAGATGTACTCCTTTCCGGACCGCAAGGGACGTTCCTTGACCCTTCGTCCCGAGGCCACCGCCGGGGTGCTTCGGGCGTGCATCGAGCACAAGCTGTTGCGCAAGGACGAGATCCTCAAATTTTTCACCCTGGGGCCCATGTTCCGCTATGAACGTCCCCAGATGGGCCGCCAACGCCAGTTCCATCAGATCAACGTCGAAATTCTCGGCTCGGCATCCCACCTGGTGGATGTGGACATGCTGTTCATGCTGCATCGCTTCCTGTCGGAAATAGGCCTGACCGGACTGGAATACGAGCTGAACAGTCTGGGATGCCCCCAGTGCCGTCCGGCGTTTCGCTCCGCCCTGGATAATTATCTCAAGGACGTTCAGCATGACGACCTGTGTGCCGACTGTCAGCGCCGGATGCACACCAACCCCTTGCGCGTCCTGGACTGCAAGGTTCCGGGTTGCCGGGAGATTGCCAAGAACGCCCCCGTGATCACGCAGAACAATTGCGAGCCGTGCCGGGTGCACTTTGACGCGGTGGTTTCCTTGCTGGACCGTTCCCTGCTGAAGGTCAATCTGAATCCGCTGCTGGTGCGGGGGCTGGATTATTATCAGGGGACCACCTTTGAAGTCGTTTCCACGAATATCGGCTCCCAGTCCTCCGTTGCCGGGGGCGGGCGCTACGACGGGCTGATCAGTCAGCTGGGCGGGCCGGACATGCCCGGCATCGGGTTTGCCTGCGGCCTGGAACGGCTGGTCATGCTGGCCCCTGCTCCGTCGGAACCCGGAATCGACGTCTACATCACCATGCACAGCGACTCCTTTCTGGAACAGGCGCTGGAGATCGCCCAGGTGCTGCGCGCCGCGCATTTTTCGGTGGAATTTCCCTACGTCTTTCGCAGTCTGAAAAGTCAGATGCGCTCCGCGAACAAATTGAACGCTCGTTATTCCATTATGCTGGACGAGGCGTCCTCGGCGCAATGCGAGCTGCACGTCAAGGACATGTCCAACGGCGAGCAATTCACCCTTTCCGGGTCGGAACTGCCCCTGCAGTTGCGCAAGCGGATGGGCGCTTCCCTTCAAAATTAA
- the aspS gene encoding aspartate--tRNA ligase produces MSPQRECDPLGDWQRTHHCSELRATDTEQKTCLMGWVQFRRDHGGLIFIDLRDRHGRTQIVFNPEINAEAHARAHVLRSEYVLAIRGVVRMRPEGMRNANLPTGDIEVEVQEWKLLNSAKTPPFPIEDRVEVTESTRLEYRYLDLRRPQCTRNLIIRHKASQSFRDFLNLEGFLELETPILTRSTPEGARDFLVPSRISPGSFFALPQSPQLFKQLFMVAGMDRYYQVVRCFRDEDLRADRQPEFTQIDLELSFVDQEQVMQLAERMIRHVFKQTLDHALPDPFPRLTHEQAIRDYGVDKPDIRFELLLHDVTDIVRNSNFRLFASSELVKALVLPQGAGLSRNDIDQLTEFVKIYGAQGLAWIKIKADEWQSPIAKFLSEEERAGLVQALSLKEGDIVFFQAGVPDMVNAALGNLRLELAQRFKLIDEAVFQPVWITDFPLLEHDPEAKRWVARHHPFTSPQEGHDRVMIEEPAKALAKAYDLCLNGYEIGGGSVRIHSAELQEQMFAALGIAPDEARRQFGFLLKALEFGAPPHAGIAFGLDRLIMIMTQSASIRDVIAFPKTQKASCLMTQAPSGVSNVQLRELGLKVREAVK; encoded by the coding sequence ATGTCGCCGCAACGAGAATGCGATCCCCTTGGCGATTGGCAACGCACCCATCACTGCTCGGAACTTCGCGCAACGGATACGGAACAGAAGACCTGCCTTATGGGCTGGGTCCAGTTTCGCAGGGATCACGGGGGGCTGATCTTTATTGATCTGCGTGATCGGCATGGCCGGACCCAGATTGTTTTCAATCCGGAGATCAACGCCGAGGCCCATGCGCGGGCGCATGTCCTGCGGTCCGAGTATGTTTTGGCCATCCGCGGCGTTGTCCGGATGCGACCGGAAGGCATGCGCAACGCCAACCTGCCCACCGGCGACATCGAGGTGGAGGTGCAGGAGTGGAAACTTCTGAACAGCGCCAAGACGCCTCCCTTCCCCATCGAAGACCGGGTCGAAGTCACGGAATCCACACGCCTGGAATACCGTTATCTGGATCTGCGGCGTCCCCAGTGCACCCGGAACCTGATCATCCGGCACAAGGCTTCCCAGTCTTTCCGGGATTTTCTGAACCTGGAAGGCTTTCTCGAACTGGAAACCCCGATCCTGACCCGCAGCACTCCCGAAGGGGCCCGGGATTTTCTGGTACCCAGCCGCATCAGCCCCGGCTCTTTTTTCGCCTTGCCCCAGTCCCCGCAGCTTTTCAAGCAACTCTTCATGGTCGCGGGCATGGATCGATACTACCAGGTGGTGCGCTGTTTTCGCGACGAAGACCTGCGAGCGGATCGTCAGCCTGAATTCACCCAAATCGATCTGGAGCTTTCCTTCGTGGACCAGGAGCAGGTGATGCAGCTTGCCGAGCGCATGATCCGCCATGTCTTCAAGCAGACCCTGGATCATGCACTGCCTGATCCGTTTCCCCGTCTGACCCACGAGCAGGCCATCCGCGACTACGGGGTGGACAAGCCGGACATCCGGTTCGAGTTGCTTTTGCATGATGTGACGGACATCGTCCGTAATTCCAACTTCCGACTGTTCGCGTCTTCCGAGCTGGTCAAGGCCTTGGTGCTGCCTCAGGGCGCCGGTCTGTCCCGCAACGACATCGACCAGTTGACGGAATTCGTGAAAATCTACGGAGCTCAGGGACTGGCCTGGATCAAGATCAAGGCGGACGAGTGGCAGTCGCCCATTGCCAAATTCCTTTCCGAGGAGGAGCGCGCCGGACTGGTTCAGGCGCTGAGCCTGAAAGAGGGCGATATCGTCTTTTTCCAGGCCGGAGTCCCGGACATGGTCAATGCGGCCCTGGGCAACCTGCGGCTCGAACTGGCGCAACGATTCAAGCTGATCGACGAGGCGGTCTTTCAACCGGTCTGGATCACCGATTTTCCGCTTCTGGAACACGATCCCGAGGCCAAGCGCTGGGTGGCCCGCCACCATCCCTTCACCAGTCCCCAGGAGGGGCATGACCGGGTGATGATCGAGGAACCGGCAAAAGCCCTTGCCAAGGCCTATGATCTCTGCTTGAACGGATACGAGATCGGCGGGGGATCCGTCCGGATCCATTCCGCCGAGCTGCAGGAACAGATGTTCGCCGCGCTGGGCATTGCCCCGGACGAGGCCCGGCGGCAGTTCGGCTTCCTGCTCAAGGCCCTGGAATTCGGCGCGCCGCCCCATGCGGGCATTGCGTTCGGACTGGACCGGCTGATCATGATCATGACCCAGTCCGCATCCATTCGTGACGTGATCGCCTTCCCCAAGACGCAAAAGGCATCCTGCCTAATGACCCAGGCCCCCTCGGGCGTTTCCAACGTGCAGTTGCGCGAGCTTGGGCTGAAGGTTCGTGAAGCGGTGAAATAA